One Roseimaritima multifibrata DNA window includes the following coding sequences:
- a CDS encoding sulfatase family protein yields MRRRIVPLILSAVAAFTVLGDQRTPLLAESNGHPNIVVILVDDLGYGDPGCFNKDSKIPTPNIDSLANAGMKFTDAHAPGPLCHMSRYGLLTGRYPFRTDVSRWPTEPLIGPEQWTIATVAKQAGYETAMVGKWHVGFKERGYEKPLAGGPVDHGFDRYFGIRASTDIPPYFYIRDDHAVMPPTETIAANNSPGWSPIQGAFWRAGKIAPDLQLDGVLKRFTDEAIDVVESHVQGESAAKPLMLYLAYPAPHSPWLPSDEFVGKSGAGMYGDFLMMVDAEIGRITQSLENHKLADDTLLIFTSDNGPCWYDKDVAKYNHDSSGGLRGMKGDAWEGGHRMPFIVRWPGKVAKGTSNDQLICFTDFLATFAAMLDVTLPEDAGPDSISFLPTLTGDTPQHPLRQQFVLQPGSGPSMLTIRDQNWKLITGLGSGGFSKPSRRKPTGDGITGQLYDLKSDPGETKNLFKEHPEKVADLQEKLNQARAGSKP; encoded by the coding sequence ATGCGACGAAGAATTGTGCCCTTGATCCTTTCGGCGGTTGCAGCGTTCACTGTTTTGGGCGATCAGCGGACACCTTTACTGGCCGAATCAAACGGGCATCCCAACATCGTCGTGATTCTCGTTGACGATCTAGGATACGGCGACCCCGGTTGCTTTAACAAAGACTCAAAGATCCCGACTCCCAACATCGATTCGCTTGCCAATGCAGGGATGAAATTTACCGATGCGCACGCTCCCGGCCCTCTTTGCCATATGTCGCGATACGGGCTTCTCACCGGTCGATATCCGTTCCGAACCGACGTCAGCCGTTGGCCGACCGAACCGCTTATTGGTCCCGAGCAGTGGACGATTGCGACGGTCGCGAAGCAGGCGGGATACGAAACTGCGATGGTCGGCAAATGGCATGTTGGATTCAAAGAACGAGGTTATGAAAAACCGCTTGCCGGCGGGCCCGTAGACCACGGCTTTGACCGCTATTTTGGCATCCGTGCTTCGACCGATATTCCGCCGTACTTTTACATTCGCGACGATCACGCTGTCATGCCACCGACCGAAACAATTGCCGCGAACAACAGCCCCGGATGGTCGCCCATTCAAGGAGCATTTTGGCGAGCTGGCAAGATCGCGCCCGACCTTCAACTGGACGGAGTCCTCAAGCGATTCACCGACGAAGCAATCGACGTAGTCGAGTCACACGTTCAAGGCGAATCAGCGGCCAAACCGTTGATGCTCTACCTGGCCTATCCGGCTCCCCATTCCCCATGGTTACCGTCCGATGAATTTGTCGGGAAGAGCGGGGCAGGGATGTATGGCGATTTCCTGATGATGGTGGATGCGGAAATCGGACGGATCACCCAATCATTGGAGAACCACAAACTTGCTGACGACACGCTGCTGATCTTTACCTCCGACAATGGGCCGTGTTGGTATGACAAGGACGTCGCGAAATACAACCATGACTCATCGGGGGGACTTCGGGGCATGAAAGGCGACGCTTGGGAGGGGGGCCATCGGATGCCGTTTATTGTCCGCTGGCCAGGAAAAGTCGCCAAGGGAACATCGAACGACCAATTGATCTGTTTCACCGATTTCCTTGCAACCTTCGCCGCAATGTTAGACGTAACGCTTCCTGAAGATGCGGGTCCCGACAGCATTAGCTTTCTGCCGACACTTACGGGCGATACGCCTCAGCACCCTCTTCGCCAACAGTTTGTTCTACAACCTGGAAGCGGCCCCTCCATGCTGACCATTCGAGACCAGAATTGGAAACTGATTACAGGACTGGGTTCCGGTGGCTTTTCCAAGCCTTCCAGACGAAAACCGACCGGAGACGGAATCACCGGTCAGCTTTACGATTTGAAGTCCGATCCAGGGGAAACAAAAAATCTATTTAAAGAACATCCCGAAAAGGTAGCAGACCTGCAGGAAAAATTGAATCAAGCGAGGGCCGGCTCAAAACCGTAA
- a CDS encoding NADH:flavin oxidoreductase/NADH oxidase yields MSRLFQPLTIKDVTLRNRIAVSPMCQYASEDGLLNDWHLVHLGSRAVGGAGLVMVEATAVSPEGRISPADSGFWEDKHIQTLSKITRFMGEHGAVAGIQLAHAGRKASCRKPWEGDDSLDSDQGGWETVAPSAIAFGNNIPKVPKALLVDQIQHLQNDFVDAAKRALEAGFQVLQLHFAHGYLAHEFYSPLSNQRTDQYGGSFENRIRFLTETFAAVREVWPERLPLTVRLSVTDWVEGGVTIEESIELVQRLKAGGLDMLDVSHGFVTPDIDSVPWGPGMMLPIAKRIREEADLPTTTSWMISEPIQAEQAVASGQVDVVSLGRELLRDPYWPFHAAKELKAEAAKDLLPLQYARAVE; encoded by the coding sequence ATGAGCCGATTGTTTCAGCCCTTAACCATCAAAGATGTGACTTTGCGAAACCGAATCGCCGTGTCGCCAATGTGCCAGTATGCGTCCGAGGATGGCTTGCTGAATGATTGGCATCTGGTCCATCTTGGATCGCGTGCGGTTGGTGGGGCTGGTTTAGTGATGGTGGAAGCGACTGCTGTTTCACCCGAAGGACGGATCAGTCCCGCCGATAGTGGTTTTTGGGAAGACAAACATATCCAAACACTTTCCAAAATCACCCGATTCATGGGAGAGCATGGGGCGGTTGCTGGGATTCAATTGGCGCATGCGGGCCGCAAAGCTAGTTGCCGAAAACCCTGGGAAGGTGACGATTCGCTTGATTCAGACCAAGGGGGCTGGGAGACCGTAGCCCCTTCGGCGATCGCGTTTGGCAACAACATCCCTAAGGTTCCCAAGGCGTTGCTTGTCGATCAGATTCAGCATCTGCAGAATGATTTCGTTGACGCCGCAAAAAGGGCTCTGGAAGCTGGATTCCAAGTGCTTCAGTTGCATTTTGCGCATGGGTATTTGGCCCATGAGTTCTATTCGCCTTTGTCCAATCAGCGGACCGATCAGTACGGCGGAAGTTTTGAGAATCGTATCCGGTTTCTTACCGAGACCTTCGCAGCGGTTCGTGAAGTCTGGCCGGAGCGACTGCCGCTAACGGTACGTCTGTCGGTCACCGATTGGGTGGAAGGGGGCGTGACCATTGAGGAGTCAATCGAATTGGTGCAGCGACTGAAGGCGGGAGGCCTGGATATGTTGGATGTCAGCCATGGTTTCGTAACCCCCGATATCGATTCGGTCCCTTGGGGACCGGGGATGATGCTGCCCATTGCCAAACGGATCCGTGAAGAGGCCGATCTTCCCACAACCACAAGCTGGATGATTTCAGAGCCGATTCAAGCGGAACAAGCGGTCGCGTCGGGGCAAGTCGATGTGGTCAGCCTCGGACGCGAACTATTGCGTGATCCCTATTGGCCGTTTCATGCTGCGAAGGAATTGAAGGCCGAGGCCGCCAAGGATCTACTGCCGCTTCAGTATGCACGGGCTGTGGAGTAA
- a CDS encoding rhodanese-like domain-containing protein has product MSRSNPIRIKQWISRFIVGACDRGFAIYDRIHTLLKHPSIESVSTAELRASQLDGGKDSYVLVDVRSENEQAISRIPGAITAKDYETNRQSFSGRTIVPYCTVGGRSYLYARHLASLGIPTKNYRESILGWCKAGYVLESPTGFPTRNVHPYWRIFDIPADYEISKK; this is encoded by the coding sequence ATGTCTCGTTCAAACCCAATCCGAATCAAGCAGTGGATCAGTCGGTTCATTGTGGGCGCATGCGATCGAGGATTTGCCATCTACGATCGCATTCATACCCTCTTGAAACATCCGTCGATCGAATCGGTCAGCACGGCGGAACTCCGCGCTAGTCAGTTAGACGGCGGTAAAGATTCCTACGTATTGGTTGACGTTCGCAGCGAAAACGAACAAGCAATTTCTCGGATTCCCGGTGCCATCACGGCGAAAGATTACGAAACCAATCGCCAATCATTCAGCGGAAGAACCATCGTCCCTTACTGCACCGTCGGGGGGCGCAGTTACTTGTATGCTCGCCACCTTGCTTCGCTTGGGATTCCAACCAAAAACTACCGGGAGAGCATTCTCGGTTGGTGCAAAGCGGGCTACGTGCTTGAATCTCCGACAGGTTTCCCGACTCGCAACGTTCACCCTTATTGGCGAATCTTTGACATCCCAGCGGATTACGAAATCAGCAAGAAGTAG
- a CDS encoding DUF1353 domain-containing protein, which yields MYRFAIFQVTILLLASLSVPGCNPDSTPPVTSTGLGQFEGSVVAQWGDDGREMILQQPISFIDSANKRWNAPAGAIVDGASIPSVFWSVIGGPFEGKYRNASVVHDVYCHEMTESWESVHQMFYEACRSGGVDDTQAKMLYYAVYHFGPRWEMVSQADAPAIEQQPGVSVRRDRQGRHMARYQPTPPTNDEVEQIVEFVSEDAPTPTQMRQMDREQLHRRPRRGGARERPSENGQQDQPQQFDPRNGRNVGEQTRQS from the coding sequence ATGTATCGTTTTGCAATCTTTCAGGTGACGATTTTATTACTCGCCAGCCTTTCGGTTCCTGGTTGTAATCCGGATTCGACTCCGCCTGTCACCAGCACGGGGCTCGGTCAGTTCGAAGGGAGTGTGGTCGCGCAGTGGGGAGACGACGGTCGAGAAATGATCCTTCAGCAGCCGATCAGTTTCATTGATTCCGCCAACAAACGATGGAACGCACCAGCGGGGGCGATCGTCGATGGCGCATCGATTCCCTCAGTATTTTGGTCTGTGATTGGCGGGCCGTTTGAAGGCAAATATCGAAACGCTTCGGTCGTTCACGATGTCTATTGTCACGAGATGACCGAGAGTTGGGAAAGCGTTCACCAGATGTTTTATGAAGCATGTCGGAGCGGGGGTGTCGACGACACGCAGGCCAAGATGTTGTATTACGCCGTCTATCACTTCGGTCCACGTTGGGAAATGGTTTCCCAGGCGGATGCACCCGCGATCGAGCAGCAGCCGGGCGTCAGCGTGCGACGTGATCGCCAGGGACGCCACATGGCACGATATCAACCGACGCCCCCAACTAACGACGAAGTGGAGCAGATCGTTGAATTTGTTTCAGAAGACGCGCCGACGCCGACTCAAATGAGACAAATGGATCGGGAGCAGTTGCATCGACGACCACGACGCGGTGGTGCAAGGGAACGTCCGTCAGAAAACGGGCAGCAGGACCAACCTCAGCAATTTGATCCTCGCAACGGACGGAATGTGGGAGAGCAAACGCGGCAAAGCTAA